The following are from one region of the Halogeometricum sp. S3BR5-2 genome:
- a CDS encoding PGF-pre-PGF domain-containing protein, with protein MSADRDRATIPGGGGAVVLLVLVTVVTGGIASATAAVYPAADAADGRLADGGAAAVEPVLEATSLGGPTALVGAPPRGKGPDGDGPPGRRGDDEENDDDDGGDESDDGGDEEEEGDSAPGNSGDAPGKRDGAPDDGDEGDEEGDESEDSNGPDSDAPGNSGEAPGRGGAPPSGDAPGNSGGASGASEEDGGAPGRSDDAPGRSGDAPGRDGDAPGRSGDAPGRNGTATASGGGRGPPAAVPAAVNLTARGNSKGRDETVVNASVGEVRRNQRVSIDLDARRNALLNRSNASDVAISNIDLTPTRNGSFTMNLTTAERIEGSPEFETDDGTETLSHIRVDHSISNAEVNGTVDIGFEVSKARLANDSVAPENVALYRYENGSWTELPTDVVGETNETVRFRAASPGLSEFAAGAKRARFTVETVDVAVSEITVGDGVRVHVTVGNGGGADGEFLAQLILDGRAVEERSLTIAAGGQRQTLFDHAVADAGEYEVRVNDVVAGSVIVRRSGGAESTGAEATGSATEPPATDAETAAPTVTGTDVASPLFHPTALVFVVLAAVVARVRRRR; from the coding sequence ATGTCTGCAGACAGGGACCGGGCGACGATTCCGGGCGGCGGGGGCGCGGTCGTCCTCCTCGTCTTGGTGACGGTCGTCACCGGCGGAATCGCGTCCGCGACCGCCGCCGTCTATCCGGCCGCAGACGCGGCCGACGGCCGACTCGCCGACGGCGGTGCGGCCGCCGTCGAGCCGGTTCTGGAGGCGACGTCGCTGGGCGGGCCGACGGCGCTCGTCGGCGCGCCGCCGAGAGGAAAGGGGCCGGACGGAGACGGACCGCCGGGACGACGCGGCGACGACGAGGAAAACGATGACGACGACGGAGGCGACGAAAGCGACGACGGAGGCGACGAAGAAGAAGAGGGCGACAGCGCACCGGGAAACAGCGGAGACGCTCCCGGTAAGAGAGACGGCGCACCCGACGACGGCGATGAGGGGGACGAAGAGGGAGACGAGTCGGAGGACTCGAACGGACCGGACTCCGACGCGCCCGGCAACAGCGGAGAGGCGCCCGGTCGGGGCGGTGCTCCTCCGAGCGGGGACGCCCCCGGCAACAGCGGCGGTGCATCCGGCGCATCCGAGGAGGACGGGGGCGCCCCCGGTCGGAGTGACGACGCTCCCGGCCGAAGCGGCGATGCACCCGGTAGAGACGGTGATGCCCCCGGACGGAGCGGCGACGCGCCGGGGCGAAACGGCACCGCCACCGCCAGCGGCGGCGGCCGCGGCCCGCCCGCGGCCGTCCCCGCGGCGGTGAACCTCACGGCCCGCGGGAACTCGAAGGGCCGCGACGAGACGGTCGTGAACGCGTCCGTCGGCGAGGTCCGGCGGAACCAGCGCGTCAGCATCGACCTCGACGCGCGGCGGAACGCCCTCCTGAACCGCTCGAACGCCTCGGACGTGGCCATCTCGAACATCGACCTGACGCCGACGCGGAACGGGTCGTTCACGATGAACCTCACCACGGCCGAGCGAATCGAGGGCTCCCCCGAGTTCGAGACCGACGACGGGACGGAGACGCTGTCGCACATCCGCGTCGACCACTCCATCTCGAACGCCGAGGTGAACGGCACCGTCGACATCGGCTTCGAGGTGTCGAAGGCGCGCCTCGCCAACGACAGCGTCGCGCCCGAGAACGTCGCTCTCTACCGCTACGAGAACGGGTCGTGGACCGAACTCCCGACCGACGTCGTCGGCGAGACGAACGAGACGGTCCGCTTCCGCGCGGCGTCGCCCGGCCTCTCGGAGTTCGCCGCCGGCGCGAAGCGCGCGCGGTTCACCGTCGAGACGGTCGACGTGGCCGTCTCGGAGATAACCGTCGGCGACGGCGTGCGGGTCCACGTCACGGTCGGCAACGGCGGAGGCGCCGACGGCGAGTTCCTCGCGCAACTCATCCTCGACGGCAGGGCCGTCGAGGAGCGCTCGCTCACCATCGCGGCCGGCGGGCAGCGACAGACGCTGTTCGACCACGCCGTCGCCGACGCCGGCGAGTACGAGGTCCGGGTGAACGACGTCGTCGCCGGGTCCGTCATCGTCCGTCGGTCGGGCGGGGCGGAGTCGACGGGAGCGGAGGCGACCGGGTCGGCGACCGAACCCCCGGCAACCGATGCGGAGACGGCCGCGCCGACGGTGACGGGCACCGACGTCGCCAGCCCCCTGTTCCACCCGACGGCGCTCGTCTTCGTGGTACTCGCGGCCGTCGTGGCTCGGGTCCGCCGCCGCCGCTGA
- a CDS encoding DJ-1/PfpI family protein — translation MGKKILMLVGDFGEDYETMVPFQALQAVGHEVDAVCPEKEAGETVKTAIHDFRGDQTYLEERGHDFEVTATFDDVDPADYDALVVPGGRAPEYLRTYDRVLDIVRHFFEEDKPVASLCHGPQILAAAGVLDGYEMTAYPAVRAEVEAAGCAWTDEVTVDGNLVTAQAWPDHPEWLAKFFDLLGTEVTDRETAPADD, via the coding sequence ATGGGCAAGAAGATTCTGATGCTCGTCGGCGACTTCGGCGAGGACTACGAGACGATGGTACCGTTTCAGGCGCTCCAGGCGGTGGGTCACGAGGTGGACGCGGTCTGTCCCGAGAAGGAAGCCGGCGAGACGGTGAAGACGGCCATTCACGACTTCCGGGGCGACCAGACCTACCTCGAAGAGCGCGGCCACGACTTCGAGGTGACGGCGACGTTCGACGACGTGGACCCCGCCGACTACGACGCCCTCGTCGTTCCCGGCGGCCGCGCGCCCGAGTACCTCCGAACCTACGACCGAGTGCTCGATATCGTCCGGCACTTCTTCGAGGAGGACAAGCCGGTGGCGTCGCTCTGTCACGGACCGCAGATTCTCGCCGCCGCGGGCGTCCTCGACGGCTACGAGATGACGGCCTACCCCGCCGTCCGCGCCGAAGTCGAGGCGGCCGGGTGCGCGTGGACCGACGAGGTGACCGTCGACGGCAACCTCGTCACCGCGCAGGCGTGGCCCGACCACCCCGAGTGGCTGGCGAAGTTCTTCGACCTCCTCGGAACCGAGGTGACGGACCGAGAAACCGCTCCCGCCGACGACTGA
- a CDS encoding OsmC family protein yields the protein MSDIETSTVSEEGFTSTSQVGDFELTIDATGEEGPDPNQVLVADYASCFLPAFRVGANKTGHEDIGKVQIDADADINDDDDLEAVRFSIHVEEDVGDDDLEEIVSRAEDICHVHAALREGLHAEIEAHGDAF from the coding sequence ATGAGCGATATCGAAACTTCCACCGTCAGCGAAGAGGGCTTCACCTCGACGAGTCAGGTCGGCGACTTCGAACTCACCATCGACGCCACGGGCGAGGAGGGTCCCGACCCGAACCAGGTACTCGTCGCGGACTACGCGTCGTGCTTCCTCCCGGCCTTCCGCGTCGGCGCCAACAAGACGGGCCACGAGGACATCGGCAAGGTCCAGATCGATGCCGACGCCGACATCAACGACGACGACGACCTGGAGGCCGTCCGCTTCTCCATCCACGTGGAGGAGGACGTCGGCGACGACGACCTCGAAGAGATCGTCTCCCGCGCCGAGGACATCTGCCACGTCCACGCGGCGCTTCGCGAGGGACTGCACGCCGAGATCGAAGCCCACGGCGACGCCTTCTAA
- a CDS encoding HAD-IIA family hydrolase, whose protein sequence is MNFRGVVLDVDGTVVRGDEPIPGAREGLDALAAAGVTRVFVSNNPTKPPEAYVDRFAGVGLEVSPEEVITAGSVTARYLREERPDDDLFVVGAPGLVDILTDAGLSVVDADDDPDALVASIDHEFDYDAMCQALWTLSDDDVGFVGTDPDVVIPAVGRDVPGSGAVINAIAGVAEREPDAVLGKPSETAREMALERLGVPAESVLVVGDRLDTDIALGERAGMTTALVKTGVTDDDTLAASSITPDYVLDSLGEVGRLLEEET, encoded by the coding sequence ATGAACTTCCGAGGCGTCGTCCTCGACGTGGACGGCACGGTGGTGCGCGGGGACGAACCGATTCCGGGCGCCCGAGAGGGGTTGGACGCCCTCGCGGCCGCCGGAGTGACGCGCGTGTTCGTCTCGAACAATCCGACGAAACCGCCCGAGGCGTACGTCGACCGATTCGCCGGCGTCGGCCTGGAGGTATCTCCGGAAGAAGTGATCACCGCCGGGTCGGTGACGGCCCGGTACCTCCGCGAGGAACGCCCCGACGACGACCTGTTCGTCGTCGGGGCGCCCGGTCTGGTCGACATCCTGACCGACGCCGGCCTCTCCGTCGTCGACGCGGACGACGACCCCGACGCGTTGGTGGCGTCCATCGACCACGAGTTCGACTACGACGCGATGTGTCAGGCGCTCTGGACGCTGTCGGACGACGACGTGGGATTCGTCGGCACCGACCCGGACGTGGTCATCCCCGCCGTCGGACGCGACGTGCCGGGGTCGGGCGCGGTCATCAACGCCATCGCGGGCGTCGCCGAACGCGAACCCGACGCGGTGCTCGGCAAGCCCTCCGAGACGGCGCGCGAGATGGCGCTCGAACGCCTCGGCGTCCCGGCCGAGTCCGTCCTGGTCGTCGGCGACAGACTCGACACCGACATCGCTCTCGGCGAACGCGCGGGCATGACGACGGCGCTCGTGAAGACCGGCGTCACCGACGACGACACCCTCGCCGCGTCGTCGATAACCCCCGACTACGTCCTCGACTCTCTCGGGGAGGTCGGCCGCCTGCTGGAGGAGGAGACGTAG